GCTCACCATGCGAACGGCGGTGAGCCGGGCGTTCCGAACGCTCGACTCGCAATTCCGTGTGGGTTTCACCACCATCAACAACACCAGCGCGTCGGGGTCGAACTTCCTCAACGTCTCGGACTTCGACCAGGCCCAGAAGGACAGTTTCTACTCGAAGCTGAATGGGGCCAACCCGGGCGGCGCGACACCGCTGCGGGGCGCCTTGTCACGCGCCGGGCAGTACTTCGCGAACAAGGCGAGCGGTCAGACCGCGGACCCGGTGCAGTACGCCTGCCAGAAGAACGTCACGCTGCTGTCGACGGACGGCTACTGGAACGAATCCGGCAGCCCGAAGCAGCTGGACGGCACCACCGACATCGGGCAGCAGGACGGAGGCGGCACCGCCCGTCCGATGTACGACGGTGAAACGACCACGGTCACCACGACGACCCGGTACGACTACAACGAGACCCGGGAACGGACCGCACTGCCGGTCACGACCAGCACCTACCGCCGCTACCTGTACAGCGAGATCCCGTCCAACTGCACGGGCGGCCGACACCGCAACGTGACGCAGGAGCAGCGGCAGACGACGCAGCGTCGCGAGCAGGTGGTGCTTCAGCAGCGCCGCAGCTGCTACTACATCCGCACCAGCACCGTCGTCGACGGCGTGCCGAACTCGGACACCAACGGCACGCCGGTCTGTGGCTCCTGGACCGACCTGAACCCGGCGACGACCACCGTGCTCGATGCGGGGGCGGTGAGCCCGACGGGCTGGGCGGACCGCAACGGGCCGAGCCAGAGCAGTTGCACCTTCAACGCCGCGCCCGCCTCCCCCAGCGCCGAGGAACGCATCTCCGGCCCGTCGACCAGCGGCGCCACCTCTTACACCTACTCGCCGACGGCCCAAGGCACGGCGGTGGCCGGCACACCGAGCAGCAGCAGCAGCACGGCCAACGGGGCGACGAACACCCTGGCCGACGTGGCCATGTACTACTACAAGACGGACCTGCGCAGCGCCGAACTGGGCAATGCCATGGGTTCTCGCGGTCTCAACGTGGCGGCCAACGACAAGATCGAAGGCAGCGCCGCGGATCCCGCGACGTGGCAGCACATGAAGACCTTCACCCTCGGGTTGGGACTGGATGGTCTGCTGGGCTACACCAGCAACTACGACCAGGGCGGCTCCGCCGACTTCAACCGGCTCAAGGACGGCACCCTGAACTGGCCGACGCCGGCCAACAACACCATCAAGAACGTCGATGACCTGTGGCATGCCGCGGTCAACGGCCGAGGGAAGTACTTCAACGCGAAGGATCCGCAGGGCCTGGCACGCAGCCTGACCGATGCGCTGATCTCGATCAACGCGATCACCGGTGGCGCCTCCTCCGCGGCCACCAGCACGCTGCGGCCGGTGCAAGGTGACAACAAGATCTTCGTGGCCGAGTTCAAGTCCAGCGAATGGATCGGCGATGTGAAGGCCTACGACATCGATCCGAACACCGGGTCGGTGAACAAGAACGTCGTGCTCTGGTCGGCGCGCGACAAGCTGGGCGCCCGGGTGAGCGCGGATTCGACCAGCAGCGTCGAGTCACGGACCATCTACATGGCCGGAGGCGCCAGCGGCGGCCTGCAGCCCTTCACCCACGCCAACGCGCAGGCGACCGGCCACTTCGATGGCTTCTGCAACAAACCCGGCGTGGGCGGCGCGGCCCGACCGGGGCAATGCACCGGCGACAACTTCAACGTCGCGGCCGCCAACGACGGCGCGAACCTGGTCGCCTGGCTGCGCGGCAAGGCCAACCCGCTGTACCGACAGCGCACGGCCGTGCTGGGTGACGTCGTCAATGGTGCGCCGGTCCACTTGAGCAAGCCGAGCTTCCTGTACACGGAAAACGGGTATGGGACATTCAAGAGCCAGAAGGCGAACCGAGCGCGGACGGTCTTCTTCGGGGGCAACGACGGCATGCTCCATGCCCTCGACGCGGCCACCGGCGAGGAGCGCTGGGCGTTCGTGCCCTCGCTCATGCTGCCCAAGCTCTACCGCCTGGCTGACAGCAGCTACCCCGCGCACCACGAGTACTTCGTCGACGGCACCCCCACCATCGCCGACATCCACGTGCCCGGCGTGGGCTGGAAGACCATTCTGGTGGGCGGATTCAATGGCGGCGGTCGCGGGTACTACGCGCTCGACGTGACGGACCCGACCACCCCGCAGCTGCTGTGGGAGTTCACCGACGCCAACCTGGGCCTGAGCTTCGGCAACCCCATCATCACCAAGCGCGCCTCGGGCGAGTGGGTGGTGGTGTTCGCATCGGGCTACAACGGAACCAACCCCGGAAAGCTGTTCGTGCTCAATGCCAACACCGGCACGCCGCACACCTTCGGGGGCGTCAACCACCTGGCCACGCCCGAAGGCTTCGGCCTGGCCAAGATCAACGCCTGGATCGATTCGCCGATCGACAACACGGCACGGCGGTTCTATGGCGGCGACATGGAGGGCAACCTGTGGCGCTTCGACCTCGACCGCAGCACCTCCCCGTCCTACGCGGTCCAGAAGCTGGCCAAGTTCCAGGTCGCCAGTGCGCCGCGGCCGCAGCCCATCACCACCCGGCCCCTTCTGGGCATGGTGACGGCCAATGGCGCCGACCGCGAGGTGGTGTTCGTCGCCACCGGGCGCTACCTGGGCACGGCGGACCTGTCCGACACCTCGGTGCAGAGCATCTACGCCATTGAAGACAAAAGCGAGGTCAACGGCCTCGGCGACGTGCGTCAGGCCAACGTGCTGGTGCGACAGACCCTGGACACCGGCAGCACCGTGCGGCGGGTGACGAGCCTGAACCCGGTGGACTGGAGCCAGAAGCGCGGGTGGTACGTGGACTTGCCGGCCGGCGAACGGGTGAACGTGGACATGAGCCTGGCGTTCAACACCCTCACCGCCGGTGCCAACGTGCCCTCCGATGAGCCCTGCGCCGTCGGCGGCGACTCCTGGCTGTACGAGCTGGATGTCGCCTCGGGCGACACCAGAGGCGAGTTCAAGACCGGCGCGCTGGTGGTCGGCATGACCTCGGTGATCCTGGGCTCGAACTCGGACGGCACCGGTGGCAACCAGGGCGGCACGTACGTCAACGATTCCAAGCTGGGCATCACGCTCAAGCTGCATTCCGGCAGCAGTGGCATCGCGCAGACGCGCCGGACGGCCTGGCGGGAGCTGGCGGATTGAACTCCGCTCGACGTCTGCGCGCCTTCGTGGTCCTGTCCTTGGCCGGACACGCGGCGCTGTTGTCCGCGGTGGTCCCCGGCCCGTCGCGGGACGCGCTGAGCGTCGCCGCGGGTGCGCCGCGGGTCGTGCAACTGCGACCCGTTCCCCGTCAACCCGAGCTTGCCGTCGGCACGGCGACCGTGGAGCGGGATCCTGGTTTGGCGTCGCCGGGTCGTCCGGGGACGGCGACCCCGTCGAGGTCGGTCCGCGGTTCCTCGCCGCCCGTCGAAGCGCCGGCCCTGCCCGTGAGCGAGGTCGTCTCGGTCGCCGGACCTGCGCTGGATGGGATCTCGAGCGACGCCGTGCCGACCGTGTCGGTGGAGCCCGCGGCCTTCCTGCCTCGGTCGCTGCTCAGCGCCGGACCGGTGGCCCTCGACGAGGTGCAACTGCCTTGGCCCGAGGACGCGGCACTCGGCGGCGCGGTCGGCCTGCACCTGACCGGCACGCTGGCATTGTTCATCGACGAGTCCGGCTTCGTTCGGGAGGTGCACGCCGAGGACGACAGCCTGCCGCCCGTGTTTCGCGAGGCGGCCCGCAGTGCCTTTCTGAAAGCCCGCTTCCGGCCCGGCGAATTGGACGGGCGGCCGGTGCGCTCGCGGCTGCGGGTGGAGGTCGCCTTCGAAGCACGGGACGCCGGCGTCCCCTGGTGAGCCGCCGGCTCCGTCCGGTTGTCGGCGGACGGACAGCCCCCATGCGAGAATGACCTCGCCGTCGGCAGGGATCTGCCGCGGTGCCGGTTCTCCTTCTGGGTCGCCTTGGTCCTTGCGCCATCCGGTCGACCCACCACCCCACCACCCGAGTGCCCGACGACGCCTTCATCCGCTTCGAGCGCGTCAGCTTCGGCTACGACGCCAGCCGCCTCATCCTCCAGGGCATCGACCTCGCCTTCCCGCGTGGGAAGGTGAGCGGCATCCTGGGTGGCTCCGGGGGCGGCAAGACCACGCTGCTGCGGCTGATCGGCGGCATGGTGCGGCCCACCGCCGGCGAGGTGCGGGTGGACGGCCGGCCGGTACCGGTGGACGACCCGCAGGCGCTGTTCACCCTGCGCCGGCGCATCGGCATGCTGTTCCAGTTCGGTGCGCTGTTCACCGACCTCGACGTGTTCGAGAACGTGGCCTTTCCCTTGCGCGAGCACACCGACCTCGACGAGCCGATGGTGCGCGACATCGTGCTGATGAAGCTGCAGGCGGTGGGGCTGCGCGGCGCGGCGCGCATGAAGCTGGCGTCGCTGTCCGGCGGCATGGCTCGCCGGGTGGCGCTGGCCCGCGCCATCGCGCTCGACCCCGACCTGATGCTGTACGACGAACCCTTCACCGGGCTGGACCCGATCGCCCTCGGCGTCACCGCGCAGCTCATCCGGCGTCTGAACGACGCCACGGGCGCCACCTCGCTGGTGGTGACGCACGACGTGCAGGAGTGCTTCCAGATCTGCGACCACGTGGTGCTGCTGCTGGGCGGGCGTATCGCGGCACAGGGCCGGCCGGCCGACCTGCTGGAGTCGACCGATCCGCTGGTGCGGCAGTTCATCCGCGGCGAGCCCGACGGCCCGGTGGGCTTCCACCATCCCGCGCCGACGCTGGCGCAGGACCTGGGGCTGACCGGCTGATGTTGACGCCGCTGACCGCCCTCGGCGCCGCCACGCTGGCCTGGCTGGCCGCGCTCGGCCACGCCGCGCAGTTCTTCGTGCAGCTGCTGCGTCGGGTGCCGCTGGCCCTCGGCCGCTTCTCGCTGGTGGCGCAGCAGCTCTACGTGCTCGGCAATCGCTCGCTGACGCTGATCGGGGCGTCCGGCTTGGCGGTGGGCTTCGTGCTGGCGCTGCAGATGTACTACGCGCTGGCGACCTACGGGGCGGCGGAGCAGCTCGGCCTGGTGGTCAACCTGTCGCTCACCCGCGAGCTGGGGCCGGTGGTCGCCGCGCTGCTGTTCGCCGGGCGGGCCGGTACGTCGCTCACCGCCGAGATCGGACTCATGCGCGCGGGCGAGCAGCTGGCGGCGATGGAGATGATGGGCGTGGACCCCCGTTCGCGGGTGCTGGTGCCGCGGCTGGTGGCCGGCAGCATCGCGCTGCCGCTGCTCACCGCCTGGTTCACCGCGGTCGGCATCCTCGGCGCCTACGTCGTCGCGGTGCTGCTCATCGGCGTGGACGACGGCAACTTCTGGGCGATCATGCAGAACCGGGTCGACGTCTGGCGCGACGTCGGCAACGGCATGCTCAAGAGCGTGGTGTTCGGCGTGCTGTGCACTTACACGGCGCTCTACCAGGGGGCGCACGCGGAGGCCACGCCGGCGGGCGTGTCCTACGCCACCACCCGCGGCGTGGTGCTCGCATCGCTCGGGGTGCTGGCGATGGACTTCGTCCTCACCGCGCTGATGTTCTCCACCCCATGACACACTCCGGCCGACCATGAGTAAAAAAGGAACCGAGGCCCTGGTCGGGCTGTTCGTGCTGCTGGGCGCGCTGGCGCTGCTGTTCCTCGCCCTCAAGGCGGCCAACCTGACGCAGGGCTTCGGCCGCGGCGGCGCGGGCTACACCGTGCAGGCGCGCTTCGACAACATCGGCGGGCTCAAGGTGCGCGCGCCGGTCAAGAGCGCGGGCGTCACCGTCGGCCGGGTCACCTCGATCATGCTGGACGGCACCACCTTCCAGGGCCTGGTCACGCTCGACCTCGACAAGGCCTACCAGTTCCCGCGCGACTCGAGCGCCAAGATCCTCACCTCCGGCCTGCTCGGCGACCAGTACGTCGGCATCGAGCCCGGCGGCGACGAGAAGACCCTGGCCGCTGGCGACACCATCGCCCGCACCCAGTCCGCCATCGTGCTGGAGAACCTGATCGGGCAGTTCCTGTTCAGCAAGGCGGCCGATGCCGGCTCCACCGCGCCGGCCGCGGGAGGCAAGAAGTGAGGCGGCAGACCGTCGGCCTGCGCCTGGCGCCGCTGTTCGCCGCGCTGGTGCTCGCCGGCTGCGCCACCACCTCGCCGCGCATTACCGAGGCCGACCGCCTCGACCCGTGGGAGAACTGGAACCGCAAGGTGTTCGGCTTCAACGAGCAGCTCGACGAGGCCATCATCAAGCCGGTGGCCACCGCCTGGAAGCGGGTGGTGCCGCCCTTCGTGCGCCAGTCCTTCGGCAACTTCATCGGCAACATCCAGGACGGCTGGTCGGCGGTCAACCACTTCCTGCAGGGTAAGGGCGAAAGCGGCACCCTGATGGTGATGCGGGTGGCCACCAACACCGTGCTCGGGTTCGCCGGCATCGCCGACGTGGCGACCGAGGCCGGCCTCGAGAAGCGGCCCGAGGACTTCGGCCAGACGCTGGGCGTCTGGGGCATGGGGGGCCGGCGCGTACATCGTCTGGCCGTTGTTCGGCCCTTCGTCGGTGCGCGATTCCATCGGCCTGCCGCTGGACCTGTCCGCCTCGCCGGGCACCGTGCTCGACGTGCGACCGGCGGCCGGCTTCTTCGCGCTGCAGCTGATCAACACCCGGGCGAACTACCTCGACGCCACCCGGCTGCTCGACGACATCGCGCTCGACAAGTACAGCTTCGTGCGCGACGCCTACCTGACGCGCCGGCGCAGCCTGGTCTTCGACGGCAACCCGCCCGAGGACGAGGAGCCCGCGCCGCCGCCGGCCGCGGCCAGCGCACCGGCGCGGTAGGCCCGGCGCCGGGTGCCGGCGTTGAACCTTGGGGCGCCCCGGCGGTCGAACGGCCAGCGCCGGTCAAGCACCGGCTTTTCATTGAAGGAGTCCGAATGTTGCTGTCGTTGAAATCCCAGGGCTGGCGCCTGCTGCTGGCCGTCGCCATGACCCTGGTCGCCGCCGCCTCGTGGGCCCAGACCGCGCCGGACGCGCTGATCAAGACGCTGTCCGACGACGTCATCAACACCGTCAAGTCCGACAAGGCCATCCAGTCCGGCGACGTGCAGCGCATCAACGCGCTGGTCGACAGCAAGGTGATGCCGCACGTCGACTTCCAGCGCATGACCGCCTCGGCCGTCGGCCGCCACTGGCGCACCGCCACCCCTGAGCAGCAGCAGCGCCTGCAGACCGAGTTCAAGACCCTGCTGGTGCGCACCTACGCCGGCGCCCTGACCCAGGTCAAGGACCAGACCGTGCAGCTGAAGCCCTTCCGCGGCAACCCCGGCGACCAGGAGGTGGTGGTGCGCACCGAGGTGCGCGGTTCGGGCGACCCGATCCAGCTCGACTACCGGTTGGAGAAGGCCGGCGACGGCTGGAAGATCTACGACGTCAACGTGCTCGGCGTCTGGCTGGTCGACCAGTACCGCAACAGCTTCGCGCAGGAGATCGGCGCCAACGGCATCGACGGCCTGATCTCCAAGCTCGCCCAGCGCAACAAGGGCGCCGGCGGCGCCAAGAGCTGATGGCGCGGGCCGAGCGCCGGGCCGCTCCCGAGCCGGCCCGCATCCCCACGGGGGATCGTCCGACGCCCTCCTCGGGCGAGGGGCTCATGCCATGACCGGTGTCCTCGTGCTCCCGGCGACGGTGACCGTGCGCGAGGCGCGCGACACCCTGCGCATGCTGCGCCAGGCGCTGCGTCGCGACGGCACCGACAGCGTGGTGGTCGACGCCGCCCCCCTGCGCGACTTCGACAGCGCGGCGCTGGCGGTGCTGCTGGCCTGCCGCCGGCTGGCGCAGGACTGGGGCAAGGCCTTCACCGTGCAGGCGCCACCCGCGCAGCTGGTGTCGTTGGCCGGCCTCTACGGCGTGGACGTGCTGCTCAACCTGCGCAGCGCCGGCGTCGCCGAACACGACGACCGCAGCCCCGTGTCGGTCTAGGTTTCTTCATCCCAGGCGAAGCCGTCGCGCGCCACCAGCGCGCTGGCGGCGGCCGGTCCCCAGGTGCCGGCGGCATAGGGCTTGGGGCCCTGGCCGTCGTCCTGCCGCCAGGCGTCCAGGATGGGCTCCACCCAGCGCCAGGCCTGTTCCTGCTCGTCGCTGCGCACGAACAGGTTCAGCCGGCCGGCGATGGCGTCCAGCAGCAGCCGCTCGTAGGCGCCCACCCGCTCGGTGGGGAAGGCCTTGTCGAAGTCCAGGTCGAGCTGCACCGGCGCCAGCGCCTCGCCCGCCGCACCGCCCTTGGCCGCCATCAGGTGCAGCTCCAGCCCGTCCTCCGGCTGCAGCTTGATGACCAGCTTGTTGGCCGGCAGCGCGCCGGGGAAGATGGCATGCGGCACCGGCCGGAAGTTGACGACGATGTGCGCGTCGCGCGCCGCCAGCCGCTTGCCGGTGCGCAGGTAGAAGGGCACGCCGGCCCAGCGCCAGTTGTCGACCTCGGTGCGCAGGGCGACGAAGGTCTCGCAGCGGCTGCCCGCGGGCACCTTCTCTTCTTCGAGGTAGCCGGGCACCTTGGTGCCGTCGATGCTGCCGGCGCGGTACTGGCCGCGCACCACGTCGCGCAGCACGCTTTCGCGGGTGAAGGGCTTGAGCGAGCGCAGCACCTTGAGTTTCTCGTCGCGCACCGCGAAGGCGTCGGAGCTGGGCGGCGGCTCCATCGCGATCATGGTCAGCAGCTGCAGCGCGTGGTTCTGGATCATGTCGCGCAGCGCCCCCGTGCGGTCGTAGAAGTCGCCGCGGGTGCCCACGCCCAGGCTCTCGGCCAGCGTGATCTGGATGTTGGCGATGGCCTCGCGCCGCCACAGCGGCTCGAACAGCGCGTTGCCGAAGCGCAGCGCCATCAGGTTCTGAACCGCCGGCTTGCCCAGGTAGTGGTCGATGCGCAGCGCCTGCCGCTCGTTGAACACCGAGCGCACCACCCGGTTGATCTCCTGCGCGCTGGCCAGGTCGTGGCCGAGCGGCTTCTCGAGCACCACCCGCACCCGGTCGCCGTTGAGCCCGGCGCGGCCGAGCTGCTCGCACACCACCGGGAAGAGGTGCGGCGCCGTCGCCAGGTAGAACACCACCGTGTCGGCGTCGCGTTCGGCCAGCCAGGCGCGCAGCTTGGCGTAGTCCTTGGGCTGCGACAGGTCCATCGGGCGGTAGTGCAGCCGCTCGGCGAAGCGCGACCACTCCTCGGCCGACGGCCGCTTGCCCGGGTCCACCTCCTGCAGCCGCTCGCCCATCAGCCGGCGGTAGTGCTCGTCGTCGCGGTCGTCGCGCGCCACGCCGAGGATGCGCCCGCCGGGCGGCAGCTTGCCGTGGCGGTGGGCCTGGAACAGCGCCGGCATGAGCTTGCGCCAGGCCAGGTCGCCGGTGCCGCCGAAGAGGACGAGGTCGAAGGACATGCGGGTGCAGGCGAGGGGCGTGGGTGGGAGCGGTCATCATGCCGCAAGCCCGATGCCCGCCCGGCGACGCCGGCGCCGACGCGGGCACGACTTCCGCTTGCCAGCGGGCCGACGGCACCGCCACCGGCTTGCTCTAATCGCGGTTGCGCGCCGCGCGACCCTTGAAGCACCGCCCAACGCCATGAACCAGCTCGAACAGCTCAAGCAGCACACCACCGTCGTCGCCGACACCGGCAACTTCAAGGAGCTCGCGGCCTTCGCGCCGCAGGACGCCACCACCAACCCGTCGCTCATCCTGAAGGCGGTGCAGCAGCCGGACTACGCGCCGCTGCTGGCCGAGGCCGTCGCCGCCCACCGCGGCGAGCCGCTGGACCGCGTGGTCGACGAGGTGCTGGTGCGCTTCGGCAGCGAGATCCTGAAGGTGGTGCCCGGTCGGGTGAGCACCGAGGTCGACGCACGTCTGTCCTTCGACACCGCCGCCACGGTGGCGCGGGCGCACCGGTTGATCGAGCTGTACGAACGCGCCGGCACCGACCGCGGCCGGGTGCTGATCAAGATCGCCGCCACCTGGGAAGGCATCCAGGCGGCCAAGGCGCTGGAGCACGAGGGCATCCACTGCAACCTGACGCTCGTCTTCGCCTTCGTGCAGGCGCTGGCCTGCGGCGAGGCCGGCGTGAAGCTGATCTCGCCCTTCGTCGGCCGCATCTACGACTGGCACAAGAAGGCCGCCGGCGCGGCGTGGGACGAGGCGGCCCACGCCGGACCGAACGATCCCGGCGTGCAGTCGGTGCGCCGCATCTGGCGCTACTTCAAGAAGTTCGGCGTCGAGACCGAGGTCATGGGCGCCAGCTTCCGCAACACCGGGCAGATCCTGGCCCTGGCCGGCTGCGACCTGCTCACCATCAGCCCGGACCTGCTGGCCAGGCTGCAGCAGGCCGAGGGGCCGGTGCCGCGCCAGCTCGACGCGGCCGAGGCCCAGGCCGACGGCGACCTGCACGCCGTGCTGTTCAACGAGGCCGGCTTCCGCTGGGCGCTGAACGAGGACGCCATGGCCAGCGACAAGCTGGCCGAGGGCATCCGCGCCTTCGCCGCCGATGCGGTGAAGCTGGACAAGCTGATCGAGGGCCTGCAATGAGCTTCCGTCGCTGTGACGAAACCGTCGCGTGGACCGCGCTGCAGGGCCACTTCGAGGCCCATGGCCGCGAGCTCGACCTGCGCGAAGCCTTCGCCCGCGACCCGGGCCGCTTCGACGCTTTCGGACTGGAGGCGCCGCACTGGTTCGCCGACCTGTCGAAGAACCGCTGGGACATCGCCACCCGCCGGCTGCTGCTGGAGCTGGCGCGCGAGTGCGGCCTGGAAGCCCGGCGCGACGCCATGCTGCGCGGCGAGCCCATCAACAGCACCGAGGGCCGCGCCGTGCTGCACACCGCGCTGCGCGCGCCGGCCGGGCAGGGCCTGTTCAGCACCGAGGTGCAGGGCGTGCTGACGCCGCTGCTGGCCTTTGCCGAAGAGGTGCGCGACACCGCGGCCAGCGGCATCACCGACGTCGTCAACATCGGCATCGGCGGCTCCGACCTCGGGCCGCAGATGGTGGTGCCGGCGCTCGACGCGTTCGTGCACCCGGGCCTGAGGCTGCACTTCGTCTCCAACGTCGACGGCCACGACATCGAGCCGGTGCTGCGGCGGCTGGTGCCGGCGCGCACGCTGTTCATCGTCGCCTCCAAGACCTTCACCACGCAGGAGACCATGGCCAACGCGCAGGTGGCACGCGACTGGTTCCTGCAGCAGGGCGGCGACGATGTGGCCCGGCACTTCGTGGCCACCACCACCAACGTGAAGGCGGCCGCGGCCTTCGGCATCGACCGCACCTTCGGCTTCTGGGACTGGGTGGGCGGCCGCTACTCGCTGTGGTCGGCCATCGGCCTGCCCATCGCCATCGCCATCGGCGAGAACCACTTCCGCGACCTGCTGGCCGGCGCCCATGCCATGGACCGCCACTTCGCCGAGGCGCCGCTGGAGGCCAACCTGCCGGCCCAGCTCGGCCTGCTCGACGTCTGGTACCGCAACTTCCACGGCTTCGGCAGCCGCTGCGTCGCGCCCTACCACCAGGGCCTGAAGCGCCTGCCGGCCTACCTGCAGCAGCTGGAGATGGAGTCCAACGGCAAGTGCGTGGACGCCGACGGCCGGCCGCTGCCCTTCGCCACCAGCCCGGTGGTGTGGGGCGAGCCGGGCACCAACGGCCAGCACGCCTTCTTCCAGATGCTGCACCAGGGCACCGACGTCATCCCGGTGGAGTTCATCCTGGCCCGCCGGCCCACCCACGGCCATGCCGACCTGCAGGCCAAGCTGATGGCCAACGGCCTGGCGCAGGCGCAGGCGCTGATGCTGGGCAAGACGGCCGACCAGGCGCTGGCCGAGAAGGCGCCCACCGCCGCGCCGGGTCTGGACCCGCAGGTGCTGGCCCGCCACCGCAGCTTCCCCGGCAACCGGCCGAGCACCACGCTGCTGACCGAGCAGCTGACGCCCGCGGCGCTGGGCGCGCTCATCGCGCTGTACGAGCACCGCGTCTTCACCAGCGGCGCGCTGTGGGGCATCAACTCCTTCGACCAATGGGGCGTGGAGCTGGGCAAGGCGCTGGCCGGCGACCTGCTGCCGCGGCTGGCCTCGGGTGACGTGGCCGGTCTCGACGCCTCGACCGCCGGGCTGCTGAAGCGCCTGCGAGGTGAGTGAGTCGATGCGGACCGTCGTCTTCGACCTCGGGGCCGTCGTCTACCGCTTCCGCCCTGCGGTGCTGATGGCGCAGTGCTTCCCGGACCATGCGAGCACGCCCGAACTCGCCGTCGAGTGGGCGCAGCGCTTCTTCCTCGGCTTCGGCGGCGACTGGGGCGAGTTCGACCGCGGCACGGTGGAGGTGCCGGACCTCATCGACCGGCTGGCCCGGCGCACCGGCCTGCCGCGCGACGGCGTGCTGGCGCTGGTCGAACGGGCGGTGATGGCCGAACTGCAGCCGCTGCCCGACACGGTGGCACTGATCGACCGGTTGGCGGCGGCCGGCCACCGGCTGCTCTTCCTGTCCAACATGCCCAAGCCCTATGCCGAGGCGCTGGAGCGCGACAGCCCGGTGCTGCGCCGCTTCGAGGGCGGCGTCTTCTCGTCGCGGGTGGGCTGGCTGAAGCCGGAGCCGCAGATCTTCGATCACATGACCGAGCGCTTCGCGCTCGACGGCGCGCGCACGGTGTTCCTCGACGACGTGCTGGCCAACGTCGAGGCGGCGCGTCGTGCCG
The sequence above is a segment of the Aquabacterium sp. J223 genome. Coding sequences within it:
- a CDS encoding HAD family hydrolase; amino-acid sequence: MRTVVFDLGAVVYRFRPAVLMAQCFPDHASTPELAVEWAQRFFLGFGGDWGEFDRGTVEVPDLIDRLARRTGLPRDGVLALVERAVMAELQPLPDTVALIDRLAAAGHRLLFLSNMPKPYAEALERDSPVLRRFEGGVFSSRVGWLKPEPQIFDHMTERFALDGARTVFLDDVLANVEAARRAGWQAVHFSDAAAAQRILVETGWL
- the pgi gene encoding glucose-6-phosphate isomerase; protein product: MSFRRCDETVAWTALQGHFEAHGRELDLREAFARDPGRFDAFGLEAPHWFADLSKNRWDIATRRLLLELARECGLEARRDAMLRGEPINSTEGRAVLHTALRAPAGQGLFSTEVQGVLTPLLAFAEEVRDTAASGITDVVNIGIGGSDLGPQMVVPALDAFVHPGLRLHFVSNVDGHDIEPVLRRLVPARTLFIVASKTFTTQETMANAQVARDWFLQQGGDDVARHFVATTTNVKAAAAFGIDRTFGFWDWVGGRYSLWSAIGLPIAIAIGENHFRDLLAGAHAMDRHFAEAPLEANLPAQLGLLDVWYRNFHGFGSRCVAPYHQGLKRLPAYLQQLEMESNGKCVDADGRPLPFATSPVVWGEPGTNGQHAFFQMLHQGTDVIPVEFILARRPTHGHADLQAKLMANGLAQAQALMLGKTADQALAEKAPTAAPGLDPQVLARHRSFPGNRPSTTLLTEQLTPAALGALIALYEHRVFTSGALWGINSFDQWGVELGKALAGDLLPRLASGDVAGLDASTAGLLKRLRGE
- the zwf gene encoding glucose-6-phosphate dehydrogenase, whose amino-acid sequence is MSFDLVLFGGTGDLAWRKLMPALFQAHRHGKLPPGGRILGVARDDRDDEHYRRLMGERLQEVDPGKRPSAEEWSRFAERLHYRPMDLSQPKDYAKLRAWLAERDADTVVFYLATAPHLFPVVCEQLGRAGLNGDRVRVVLEKPLGHDLASAQEINRVVRSVFNERQALRIDHYLGKPAVQNLMALRFGNALFEPLWRREAIANIQITLAESLGVGTRGDFYDRTGALRDMIQNHALQLLTMIAMEPPPSSDAFAVRDEKLKVLRSLKPFTRESVLRDVVRGQYRAGSIDGTKVPGYLEEEKVPAGSRCETFVALRTEVDNWRWAGVPFYLRTGKRLAARDAHIVVNFRPVPHAIFPGALPANKLVIKLQPEDGLELHLMAAKGGAAGEALAPVQLDLDFDKAFPTERVGAYERLLLDAIAGRLNLFVRSDEQEQAWRWVEPILDAWRQDDGQGPKPYAAGTWGPAAASALVARDGFAWDEET
- the tal gene encoding transaldolase, which codes for MNQLEQLKQHTTVVADTGNFKELAAFAPQDATTNPSLILKAVQQPDYAPLLAEAVAAHRGEPLDRVVDEVLVRFGSEILKVVPGRVSTEVDARLSFDTAATVARAHRLIELYERAGTDRGRVLIKIAATWEGIQAAKALEHEGIHCNLTLVFAFVQALACGEAGVKLISPFVGRIYDWHKKAAGAAWDEAAHAGPNDPGVQSVRRIWRYFKKFGVETEVMGASFRNTGQILALAGCDLLTISPDLLARLQQAEGPVPRQLDAAEAQADGDLHAVLFNEAGFRWALNEDAMASDKLAEGIRAFAADAVKLDKLIEGLQ